A stretch of the Poseidonibacter parvus genome encodes the following:
- a CDS encoding AtpZ/AtpI family protein codes for MANKEEKITPKHRDKLEALDNLSLGISMVAAVAIGFGIGYGLKALFEIDWLLWLGVFWGIAAAGLNVYRAYKRAQKSYEGMEDDPRYSYRAKHGDKKYDDDED; via the coding sequence ATGGCAAATAAAGAAGAAAAAATTACTCCAAAACATAGAGATAAACTTGAAGCTTTAGATAATTTATCTTTAGGTATTTCAATGGTAGCAGCAGTTGCTATTGGTTTTGGAATTGGATATGGATTAAAAGCACTTTTTGAAATTGATTGGTTATTGTGGCTTGGAGTATTTTGGGGAATAGCAGCAGCTGGTCTTAATGTATATAGAGCTTATAAACGAGCTCAAAAATCTTATGAGGGTATGGAAGATGACCCTAGATATTCTTATAGAGCTAAACATGGGGATAAGAAATACGACGACGATGAAGATTAA
- a CDS encoding pyrimidine/purine nucleoside phosphorylase, whose protein sequence is MISFKNVELVKKANIYFDGNVTSRSFIDGNGESKSLGIMMPGTYNFGTQEAELMEILAGEVEVKLAGEDTWNTYTADTSFSVIANSNFDIKVKTITDYCCSYIK, encoded by the coding sequence ATGATTAGTTTTAAAAATGTTGAATTAGTAAAAAAAGCAAATATTTATTTTGATGGTAATGTTACAAGTAGATCATTTATTGATGGAAATGGTGAAAGTAAATCTTTAGGTATTATGATGCCTGGAACTTATAACTTTGGAACACAAGAAGCTGAGTTAATGGAAATTTTAGCAGGTGAGGTTGAAGTTAAACTAGCAGGTGAGGATACTTGGAATACATACACAGCTGATACTTCTTTTAGTGTAATTGCAAATTCAAACTTTGATATTAAAGTGAAAACAATAACTGATTATTGTTGTTCATATATTAAATAG